A segment of the Sphingomonas kaistensis genome:
TGCGCGGGCCGCAGGGCACGATCGTCGGCCAGAATGCGACCGGCGGCGCGGTGTTCGTCAACTCGAACGACCCGATCATCGGCGGCGGCAATCGCGGCTACGTCAGCGCCAATGTCGGCAATTATTCGCAGGCCGGCTTCGAAGGCGCGGTCAACCTGCCGGTCAGTGACACCTTTGCCGCGCGCGTCGCCGTCTACGGGCTGCGCCGCGACGGCTTCTACGACATCACCGGCCCGGGCGGCGCGCCCTACACCGGCAACAATGGCGACCAGCGTCACATCGCCGGCCGCCTCAGTCTGTTGTGGAAGCCGTCGAGCCAGTTGACGATCCTGTCCAAGACCGACCTCGTCTACCTCGACATGGGCGGTTATCCGGCCACCCCGTTCCGCGATTATTACAAGAATTTCCCGATCGGCTCGTCGACGCCCAACCCGACCTATCGCGACCTCTACGACATCAGCCTCAATTCGCCGCAGGAAGCCCGCGACAAATTCTACCGCACTATCCTGCGGGTGAATTACGAGTTCGCCGGCGGGATGCAGCTGCGCTCGGTCAGCGGCTATTCCAAGGGCAACACCAAATATCGTGCCGACCTCGACGGCACCGCCGCACTCACGCCCGTCACCGCCGACCGGACCTTCTTCGACAGCGTCGACGAGCGCCAGTTCAGCCAGGAAGTGACGCTGATCTCGCCCGACACCAGCCGCTTCACCTACCTGATCGGGGCCTTCGGGGCCTGGAACAAGTATGACTTCAAGGCTCCGTTCCAGTTCGTCAGCGACAACAGTTCGGCCCCAGGCGCGGCCAGCGAATATCGCCTGCAGGGCATCAACCCCAACCGCTCACTCGCAGCCTTCGGTCAGATCGGCTTCGCGCTGACCCCGCAGCTCAAGGTCGAACTGGGCGGTCGCTACACCGCCAGCCGCAGCCGCAACGACGTCGACATCCTGCAGTTCGGCGTGCCGCTGGTCGCCGAGCAGCTCACCAAGTCGGACGACTTTTCCTACAAGGCGTCGCTCGGCTGGGAAGCGAGCCGCGACCATTATGTTTATGGCTTCATCGCCACCGGCTTCAAGCCGGGCGGCCTCAACGTTCCGGTGGGCCTCGGCACGCCGGCACCGTTCGGCCCCGAGACCGTGACCTCCTACGAGCTCGGCTGGAAGGGCTATTTCGCCAATCGCCGGATCCGCACCACCGTTGCGGCCTTCCACAACAGCTACAAGGACTTCCAGGTCATCATCGGCAACCCGACTCTGCCGGTGTTCGGGCTGGAAGTGAACGTGCCGGGCACGACCAAGATCACCGGCATCGAGGGCGAGATCGAGGCCCGCTTCGGCGCGCTCAGCCTCGGCCTCGGCATGAACGTGCTGAACAGCAAGATCGGCCGCTTCTTCGCGCTCGACCAGCGCGGGACGCTCAGCCTGTCGCCATGCCTCCCCGAGAGCGGCCCGGAAACCACGCTGTGCCGCAACCTCCAAGGCAACGACCAGACCTATGCGCCGAACTTCACCTTCAACGCCAATGCAAGCTACGACTTTGCGCTCGGCGGCGACACGGTGCTGACTCCGCGGGTGAATTTCGGACACATCGGCAAGCAGTGGGCGACCCTGTTCCAGAATCCTGCCCGCGGCGACCGGATCCCGGAGCGCAACATCGTCAACGCCCAGGTCGCGCTTCGCAGCGGCACCCTGACGCTGACCGCTTACTCGACCAATCTCACGGATCAGCATTTTCCGGCGGCGCTGAACAGCGGGCTCTATTTCGCGGGATCGCCGCGGCAATATGGCCTGAAAGTGCAGAAGTCCTTCTAAGCCGCACCCTCTTCCGGGATGCGCACGCCCTTCGCGGCGCATCCCGGTCATCCTCCGGGCGAGCA
Coding sequences within it:
- a CDS encoding TonB-dependent receptor, whose protein sequence is MGIRNRLIGASMVAIAWTGTASAQTPPPADPGASTEQAEAPAPTQGEIIVTARRRSENLQRTPLSGSVLSGTDLAEKGISNVDALQFGTPSIVVNNFGQGIDFNVRGIGKGEHNTQTATGVITYRDGAPTFPGYFQLEPYYDVANVQVLRGPQGTIVGQNATGGAVFVNSNDPIIGGGNRGYVSANVGNYSQAGFEGAVNLPVSDTFAARVAVYGLRRDGFYDITGPGGAPYTGNNGDQRHIAGRLSLLWKPSSQLTILSKTDLVYLDMGGYPATPFRDYYKNFPIGSSTPNPTYRDLYDISLNSPQEARDKFYRTILRVNYEFAGGMQLRSVSGYSKGNTKYRADLDGTAALTPVTADRTFFDSVDERQFSQEVTLISPDTSRFTYLIGAFGAWNKYDFKAPFQFVSDNSSAPGAASEYRLQGINPNRSLAAFGQIGFALTPQLKVELGGRYTASRSRNDVDILQFGVPLVAEQLTKSDDFSYKASLGWEASRDHYVYGFIATGFKPGGLNVPVGLGTPAPFGPETVTSYELGWKGYFANRRIRTTVAAFHNSYKDFQVIIGNPTLPVFGLEVNVPGTTKITGIEGEIEARFGALSLGLGMNVLNSKIGRFFALDQRGTLSLSPCLPESGPETTLCRNLQGNDQTYAPNFTFNANASYDFALGGDTVLTPRVNFGHIGKQWATLFQNPARGDRIPERNIVNAQVALRSGTLTLTAYSTNLTDQHFPAALNSGLYFAGSPRQYGLKVQKSF